A genomic segment from Candidatus Korarchaeum cryptofilum OPF8 encodes:
- a CDS encoding LUD domain-containing protein: MNLREVSSLLMEASSNSFLRTSLDRANLSYWELRKSVFSKYPYLKDLADKVREVKESSLERMEELTHIAMESVERNGGFAYLARTPDEARRIVDEIVGDGKVIVKGKSITSEELGLREHLASRGKEVYETDLGEFLVQFIGPKSMHFISVSIHLTRERVAEFLRGFMGEEVDKDDIEGMVSLVRKFLRRKYFEADIGMSGVNAFAADEGCGFIIENESNVRLSISLPRKHIMLVGMEKVLPTMLDAWRAVEVITRYNGYKVSSYVNIVRGPQKDGFGPRELHVIFLDNGRVESSRDPVLKEALLCLRCGACQYLCPVFWIVGGYWGGLKSVYSGGIGVIWEYITGSKEEATKHSFACLLCGRCKEACPMRIDQQKILREIRRRGYSVKAP; this comes from the coding sequence ATGAACTTGAGGGAAGTTAGCTCCCTCTTGATGGAAGCGAGCTCCAACAGTTTCTTGAGGACCTCGCTGGATAGAGCTAACCTCTCATACTGGGAGCTGAGGAAGAGCGTGTTCTCAAAGTACCCTTATCTGAAGGATCTAGCTGACAAAGTGAGGGAAGTCAAGGAGAGCTCATTGGAGAGGATGGAGGAGCTCACTCATATCGCTATGGAGAGCGTGGAGAGGAACGGTGGTTTCGCTTACCTGGCTAGGACGCCCGATGAAGCTAGGAGGATCGTAGATGAGATAGTGGGCGATGGCAAAGTCATAGTGAAGGGGAAGAGTATAACGAGCGAGGAATTGGGGCTCAGGGAGCACTTAGCGAGTAGGGGAAAGGAAGTCTATGAGACGGACCTGGGTGAGTTCTTAGTTCAGTTCATAGGTCCGAAATCCATGCACTTCATATCCGTATCCATCCACCTGACCAGGGAGAGGGTCGCCGAGTTCCTGAGGGGTTTCATGGGGGAGGAAGTCGATAAGGATGATATAGAGGGCATGGTTTCTCTAGTCAGGAAGTTCCTGAGGAGGAAGTACTTCGAGGCGGATATAGGGATGAGCGGCGTTAATGCCTTCGCCGCAGATGAGGGATGCGGCTTCATAATAGAGAACGAATCTAATGTGAGGCTCTCCATATCGTTACCTAGGAAGCATATAATGCTCGTTGGCATGGAGAAGGTTTTGCCTACGATGCTGGATGCCTGGAGGGCTGTGGAAGTCATAACTAGGTATAACGGGTACAAGGTATCATCTTACGTTAACATCGTGAGAGGACCTCAGAAGGATGGGTTCGGGCCGAGAGAGCTTCATGTGATATTCCTAGATAATGGGAGGGTCGAGAGCTCCCGGGATCCAGTTTTGAAAGAGGCCTTACTCTGCCTCAGGTGCGGGGCCTGCCAGTACTTGTGTCCCGTCTTCTGGATAGTCGGAGGTTACTGGGGAGGATTGAAATCCGTCTACTCCGGTGGGATAGGGGTTATATGGGAGTACATAACTGGAAGCAAAGAGGAGGCGACGAAGCATTCCTTCGCATGTCTCCTCTGCGGTAGATGTAAGGAGGCCTGCCCCATGCGGATAGATCAGCAGAAGATACTCAGGGAGATCAGGAGAAGGGGGTACAGTGTTAAGGCCCCCTAG
- a CDS encoding (Fe-S)-binding protein: MELEVLKKLLESNTERTSNPLGVSERECGKWARDLGIPERGEVLLYTGCLYQMAPQIELFSDLLRRFESIGPSFLDLSMRLYASFLSMGIDISAPIRFMKKKDRYLNILRNIAYALRESGVKFACLREEPYNGVLYHDLGLDELFERQMMRVAEKIREAGAKKVITIDPHSTYMLKYHLAEYIDIEVFHYSEILLKGYEPARKELEATIHDPCYLARWSDSTEQIRELLRKAGVVLREPEFSRKFTGCCGGPIESIFPDLASKIAEKRLEELKSTGASKIIVACPICLLNLKKVSGGLEVLDLAEVIV, from the coding sequence ATGGAGCTAGAAGTGCTGAAGAAGCTCCTGGAGAGCAATACTGAGAGGACCTCCAACCCATTGGGTGTGAGTGAGAGGGAATGCGGAAAATGGGCGAGGGATCTGGGTATACCTGAGAGGGGAGAGGTGCTCCTCTATACTGGATGCTTATATCAGATGGCCCCTCAGATAGAGCTATTCTCAGACCTCCTGAGGAGATTCGAATCCATCGGACCCAGCTTCCTGGATCTCTCAATGAGGCTTTACGCTTCCTTCCTCTCTATGGGGATTGATATATCAGCTCCGATTAGGTTCATGAAAAAGAAGGACAGGTACCTCAATATATTGAGGAATATAGCATATGCTTTGAGGGAATCTGGTGTAAAATTCGCATGCTTGAGGGAGGAGCCTTACAATGGAGTTCTCTACCATGATCTGGGGCTCGACGAACTATTCGAGAGGCAGATGATGAGAGTAGCGGAGAAAATAAGGGAAGCTGGAGCTAAGAAAGTGATAACTATAGATCCCCACAGCACTTACATGCTGAAGTATCATCTAGCTGAATACATTGATATCGAGGTATTCCATTACTCTGAGATACTCCTGAAGGGATACGAGCCCGCGAGAAAGGAGCTCGAGGCAACTATTCACGATCCCTGCTACCTAGCTAGATGGAGCGATTCCACTGAGCAGATAAGGGAACTATTGAGAAAGGCTGGAGTTGTTTTGAGAGAACCTGAATTCTCCAGAAAATTCACTGGGTGTTGTGGAGGACCAATAGAATCCATTTTCCCTGATTTAGCTTCTAAAATAGCTGAAAAGAGGTTAGAGGAACTGAAGTCCACTGGAGCTAGCAAGATAATAGTAGCATGCCCCATCTGTCTCCTCAACTTGAAGAAAGTTTCCGGAGGTTTAGAAGTATTAGATCTCGCGGAGGTGATAGTATGA
- a CDS encoding M67 family metallopeptidase yields the protein MKPLRVEIPRHIIEEILRHSMEEMPREACGLIIGHIEGSRVIVKGIHRAGNISGSQLLYEVDPQDIYRAIKEAESSGLELIGVYHSHPVGTPTPSKIDEERAIPGFIYLIVSGSGDFKAFKLSGSRFEELEISEHTS from the coding sequence GTGAAGCCGCTGAGAGTGGAGATCCCTAGGCATATAATTGAGGAGATACTGAGGCATTCGATGGAAGAGATGCCGAGAGAAGCTTGCGGACTGATCATAGGGCATATAGAGGGCTCTAGAGTCATAGTGAAGGGTATTCACAGGGCTGGGAATATAAGCGGGTCGCAATTGCTATACGAAGTTGATCCCCAAGATATTTATAGGGCTATAAAGGAGGCTGAATCCTCCGGTCTAGAGTTAATTGGGGTCTATCACAGCCATCCAGTCGGGACGCCTACTCCCTCGAAGATCGATGAGGAGAGAGCGATTCCGGGCTTCATCTATCTCATAGTCTCAGGAAGCGGAGACTTCAAAGCGTTCAAGTTATCCGGGAGTAGATTTGAGGAACTCGAGATATCTGAACACACCTCCTGA
- a CDS encoding lactate utilization protein, with amino-acid sequence MSLLYSLANSEITGSKLESNLELIDKVLSWELTGKVAEFIRSYSSYGNPPSELLNSVMRSRSEISVDSMLNNACRGLEENRMKCYIAETREDAGKIVREIVGSGKVVFKSFALVLEECGVGEHLVREGNEVYDTEYPLLLKELRGGDLSDYREKIERADFGITDVAALSVDPGALFLLPSSGLERLISMAPLKHIALVGLDQLAPSYEEGFRIVELAMLSKGYNYAGVVGGPSKTGDIEKKVVYGAHGPKEVHVIILDDGRREHMRGPFKDALSLPLLGKIPCPQLWPFWKKILGMDRSGELAKYLIDRRLTECLGIDITPLLKLL; translated from the coding sequence ATGAGTCTCCTCTACTCGCTCGCGAACTCAGAGATCACGGGATCCAAGCTGGAATCTAATTTAGAGCTCATAGATAAAGTACTGTCCTGGGAGCTCACTGGGAAGGTCGCTGAGTTCATCAGATCATACTCCTCGTATGGGAATCCTCCTTCAGAGCTATTGAACTCCGTGATGAGGTCTAGGAGTGAAATATCCGTAGATTCGATGCTAAATAATGCCTGCAGGGGGCTAGAGGAGAACAGGATGAAGTGCTATATAGCGGAGACTCGGGAAGATGCTGGAAAAATTGTAAGGGAAATAGTAGGAAGTGGGAAAGTAGTTTTCAAATCTTTCGCTCTCGTACTCGAAGAATGTGGCGTGGGTGAGCATTTAGTCAGGGAAGGCAATGAAGTTTACGATACGGAGTACCCGCTGCTGCTCAAGGAACTGAGAGGAGGGGATCTTAGCGACTACAGGGAGAAGATAGAGAGGGCAGATTTTGGAATCACCGATGTAGCGGCTCTCTCAGTGGATCCAGGGGCCCTCTTCCTCCTCCCAAGTAGCGGCTTAGAGAGGCTCATCTCAATGGCACCGCTGAAGCACATAGCTCTAGTTGGCTTGGATCAGCTAGCTCCTAGTTATGAGGAGGGTTTCAGGATCGTGGAGCTCGCGATGCTCAGTAAGGGTTACAATTACGCTGGAGTAGTCGGCGGCCCCAGCAAGACGGGTGATATAGAGAAGAAGGTAGTTTACGGCGCTCATGGACCGAAGGAAGTCCACGTCATAATTCTAGATGATGGAAGGAGAGAGCATATGAGAGGTCCCTTCAAAGATGCACTATCTCTTCCCTTGCTGGGGAAAATACCGTGCCCTCAGCTCTGGCCATTCTGGAAGAAAATACTCGGGATGGATCGCTCCGGGGAGTTAGCGAAATACCTGATCGATAGAAGATTGACGGAATGCCTGGGTATAGACATAACTCCCTTACTGAAGCTCCTCTAG